GCGGGAAATGCTTAAAGTATTGGTTTTGAAGGTCTTTGTTCAAATCTTTTAGCATCCACCGTGATGGTGGTGATTTTTAGAGACCCTTTTGTACCTCTGCGGTAGGTGGAGTCATTCCTACGCTGCTGATGGTCGAAGTAACTTGATGTGCAAGAGTTTCACTAAATCGAAATCATCTTTTTCTCTAGaactgtttgcttttttgttgttgttggggtcgGGGAGAGAAGTGCTGTGTTGAGCAGATCGGAGGTTAACTTTGCAACCTGGGCTTCTGGGGATCCTACCTGAACACTGCCACCACACAGTCTTTGGTTTTCAGTGACTCAAGGTTTGCCTTAACTAGCTATGTGGAGATTCGTTTACAGCAGTAAACTATGGCAGTAAcagttgtgtgggtttttttttttaatacatcatACTAAATTTAAAACACTCCCTTCCCCCATGTTTAGTCCACACTAAACATAAAGGCTTTAGACCTAGCCATTCTAGATAGCTACACAAAAGCTTTCTCTATGGTTATGTGTGACCACTCTTAGTCGGAATAATTTCCTTCAGAACGTAGGTAAATTGGCTTTGTGTTTAGCCACTATGTAAAgttctgggtgttttttttttttttttttaggacattGAACCTACTTTGAAAAATGGTAATGGTGCCTCATTCATTGTTGACAATGATACTATGAGAAAATAGAACTTTTATGGGCTTTGTGTGTGGAGTGGAATCCACGGAACTTTGTTTAGTTGAAAAAGTAGGTGAGGTAGCGATTGATGTTCATCTCTTTGctaggtttgctttttttttctttacaggttGTGAACTAAAAGCTGACAAGGATTATCACTTTAAGGTGGATAATGATGAGAATGAGCACCAGTTATCACTAAGAACGGTACTTAAACTTTGAAACTATTTAGCCATTAAATTTCAGCAACTGGGTTCTTACTGTTGTGATTAATGTCAGGAGTTCGTGCTTCCTTAACTGcctgaaaaagtatttttataactgagttttttttttatgtagctcAGGTATGCACTGGTAACAAAGAACGGGGCATCTGTCACTTAGTCTTTCGTAGTCCTGGTCACTGCTATAATTAGTTGCCTAGTAAAGCTCTGCAGGAATGTGATCTTTTAAGTTTGGTGGCTTCATTATTGGTATTTCTTGGGAACATACAGTATTTCTACTCATTTCtcaagtatattttcttttttgggggggctgaggattgaacccagggccttgtgcttggtaggccagcgctctaccactgagctaaatccccaacccctaacccTGTTAAGTATATTAAATGAGATTATCAATAGTGGGGACAGGCTAATTAAAATTTTGAAGGGTACTCATGAACAGAGGGAACTTAAAGTATATCTTTTTGTTCACAGGTTAGTTTAGGGGCAGGGGCAAAAGACGAATTGCACATCGTAGAGGCAGAAGCAATGAACTATGAAGGCAGTCCAATTAAAGTAACACTGGCAACTTTGAAAATGTCTGTACAACCAACAGTAAGTACATTTCTAGACATGGGATTTCACATTCGGTCTCTTAGGACTAAGATACACAAAAATGTTTCAAAGAGCTACATCTTCTGTGACTGAGATTTTGTGCTGCTTCTAAATAGGTTTATTGATGTATAAGTTTGCTGGTGATAACTTGGTATAAAATATTCTTCAGTGTTTAATGATTGAAAATTGCTCATTTTTAGGTTTCTCTTGGGGGCTTTGAAATTACACCACCTGTGGTCTTAAGGTTGAAGTGTGGTTCAGGGCCTGTGCACATCAGTGGACAGCACCTAGTAGGtatgtttttggttttcatttttaaatatactatGGTATTTCCTGCTTAGTTTCCAATTGGaactggcttttttcttttaaacatttgtgtGTTGGCACATGTAACATGGAATGTATGTCCAGGTCAGACATGATAATTTGCCTAGAGTCTGCTACCACCACAtggttcctggggattgaatACTGATCAGGTTTAGCCACAAAGGAAGGCCTTATTACCAGTTAGGCTGACTTCCCAGATGTCCAGTTTGGACTTTGTAAAGCATGCTTTTTTAGTTCTAGTTGTCTTGTGCCAAAACAGGAATCTGGTAATGTGTGTTTAGGAAGGTCTGATTTTTGCTTATTAAAACTGCAgtgaacatttattattttagtttctgatcctcatttGCTACCCTTAATGGAATTTTttcatgtgggggctggagagatggctcagcggttataACCACTGGCTGTTACAGAGGACcccatccagaggacctggactcaattcccaacacccacatggcagctcacaactgtctgtaactccagtttcagggcatctggcATCATCACCGATACACATaaattactagaaaaaaaatagcatgtgTTATCTACTGTTAAGTTCTGAAAAgtatatctaattttattttagctgtagaggaagatgcagagtcagaagatgaagatgaggaggatgTAAAACTTTTAAGTATGTCTGGAAAACGATCTGCTCCTGGAGGTGGTAACAAGGTTCCACAGgtaaaaagattttttataaGTTGGCTTTCAGTTTGGTTAACCACTAAGGAATGGCTCTTGCTCATCaatatctatttttctttaagaaaaaagtaaaacttgacgaggatgatgaggatgacgacgaagatgatgaggatgatgaagaGTAAGTATAAAGTATTTTAGAAACATGACATTACATATACAAagggttttatttaggaaattgATTTGCCAGTGTACTCTTGTAAAAGTAATTATATGATTGATGTTTTGAAGGTAAAGATTTCCTGTTCCTGTAAGGATTTTGGCCTGTGACTCTGTTTCCTTATGACAGGCTATTATAAATgagacattgatttttttttttttacttgtttaaaaTATGGTTAAAATAAGATT
This Peromyscus leucopus breed LL Stock chromosome 8b, UCI_PerLeu_2.1, whole genome shotgun sequence DNA region includes the following protein-coding sequences:
- the Npm1 gene encoding nucleophosmin, with product MEDSMDMDMSPLRPQNYLFGCELKADKDYHFKVDNDENEHQLSLRTVSLGAGAKDELHIVEAEAMNYEGSPIKVTLATLKMSVQPTVSLGGFEITPPVVLRLKCGSGPVHISGQHLVAVEEDAESEDEDEEDVKLLSMSGKRSAPGGGNKVPQKKVKLDEDDEDDDEDDEDDEDDDDDDFDDEEAEEKVPVKKSVRDTPAKNAQKSNQNGKDLKPSTPRSKGQESFKKQEKTPKTPKGPSSVEDIKAKMQASIEKGGSLPKVEAKFINYVKNCFRMTDQEAIQDLWQWRKSL